The Eulemur rufifrons isolate Redbay unplaced genomic scaffold, OSU_ERuf_1 scaffold_84, whole genome shotgun sequence genome contains the following window.
TGTGCGTCTAGCATGTGGCATGTGGTCTCAGCATGTGATGTGTTCCCTTAGTGCATGCTGTGGTAGGTGATGGTCTTAGTACCCAGGGGGGAAGGTGAGCCGTGTGCCCACTTGGGGCACCGGGTGCCACCTCCACAGCCAGGCCCTAAGTGGTTCTCACAATTAGTGCCCATCTCAGTGGCTGGGCAGCTGGTTCTGAGGGACACCTGGGTGCTGGGAGCATATGCCCCACCCAGCATCCCTGAGCCACAGACACCTGTGGTCGTACCTGTGGTGTGAGCCGGGCAGGAcccctcccaggcctggcaggACGAGAGTGGGCAGGGAAGTGAGAGACCAGGGCACAGCAGGCTCTGAGTTCCAGGAGcaggggaggacagaggggcaTCCAGAGCAGTCTCAGGCCAACACCcgcctctcctctccctgcagaAACTGCCAGCCAGGACCAGGGCCAGGCCTCACTGCCTCACTGGAGGGTGCACCTGGTAGGGAGGCCCCACATCTCCACCCCCAGAACTCCCCTCCTGGGTCCTGCTGCTGGCGGGACTGGCCTGGGCCACACCCTGGCGCAGCACACAGAGGGTGCACGacgggcccccccccccccgcgccccccccccagCTGCCTCTGGAGCTGCGGTCCGgctcttccctcctttctgtgCTGGAGTTTCTGGAGCTGTCACTCAGAccacagcccagctctgctgccGGGCTACTGCCAGGACATGGCTGCCTTagcccagggccagccctgcCTTAGGGATGCCTCATATCAAGCCGGACGCCAGCCAGACAGCCACTGACTGCAGGCAAGATGTCCAGCGTCCTGGGGGCCAGCTGGCCTCATCTCCCTGGGACACCTTGGGGGCCTCTGGCAGGAGTTAGGCCAAGTTCCGGCCCCTTGGGATCCTGACACCTGAACCGGCACTGCTGGGGTCTCAGTGGCTCAGCCTGACTCTCAGACCTATGGCGGGAGCGGCTCCTCTGGCCACCCACGGGCCCAGGAAGCAGTACCCCGCGGCCTGGGCAGGCACCCAGCATGCCCAGTGCTCTGCCCGGCCACCACCCTGCCAGGTCGTGGCCTCCTAGGTCTCCAGGAGGTCCAGGCTGGGGGCATGTCCCCACCACTCTGGACTCCCACGTGCTTGTGCACATGGGCAGAGGTGCTTCCACatggccgtgtgtgtgtgtgtgtgtgtgtgtgtctgcaagGCCCCATACCTGGCACACCTCTGTCaaggtgtgtgtgcacatgctaGGCAGAGCTGCCTGGGGTGCAGGCGGCCCTGGAAGGCAGCAGGAGGGGTCCAGTCAGCACCTCGTGACTGTGGGCTGCTTTGTAATAAAATCGGTGCTTCCACCTGGGGGTTGCTTCGTGTGCCTGCCTTCCCAGTCACCCCGCCTGGGGACACTACAAACCTTTCTCCACCCGACACCTCCTTGGAGCAGACCCCAGCAGCCACACCgccaggccagggccaggggacACTGGGCTCCAGGCCAGGACAAGGCCAGCCCCGGCTGCCCTTGACAGCTGGCATCCAGCCCGCTGGGGTGCAGTCTCTGGCTAGGAGCTAGGAGCGGGGCCAGGGGTGTCAGGAGTCAGAGTCTGTCAAAGCCCCAAGCCCCCCACCTTGTCTGAGTCTGAGCTGTGTCCTTCTGGGGGACACCGGTGCTGCCCTGCTGAGGGCTGCCCCCAGGGAAGGCAGGGACCCAGATACCCCAGCTGAGACAGCAGAGCGAGGCGGGGAGCGGGGGCAGGCAGTGGGCGCAAGCGGTTTATTAACAGAGAGTGACTGATCGGAGCAGGAGGGCCGACCCCGGCCTGTGCAGGGCCGGAAGGAGGGGCCGAGCTCAAGCAGGGGGAGGAAAGGGTTAATTCTGCTCTTTAGGGGTCACAGCCAGCAGGCAGGGGACTGGGGGCCTCCCGGGCAGCATTTGCATAGTGGCCAGCTGACTGGCCTTGGCCAGACTTAGGGCCCACAGCTGGGAGGCCCAGCCTCTGTCCTGGCTCCTGCAGAAAAGGGGAGCATGAAGGCATCGGTGGGCCCCACAGAACAAGCTGAGGGGCCCTTGGACTCGTCGGAGGGCCCAGCCCAAGGGGcaaggctgggaggggcaggagcttcCCCCAGGCGGGCAGAGCTGGAGTCAGGGTGGTCCTCGGAGTCCAGAGGAAAGAGTCAGAACGAGGTCGCTGTAGAGAATCCACACGGGCGGCGACAGGACATCGGGTGCCGGTGGAAAGTGGCTTGTGCACAAGACCCGGCTGAGTACCAGGAGAAGGGCctctggaggaggcagggacaggcCTGGGGCCCTCTGGCACCGGGCCCGTGTGGCCAGCCACGTGGCCTTGGACGCCCACGCCCAGCCAGGGGTGAGGGCCCAGGCCAGAGCCCACCTACCCTGCGCCTGCCTGGACGCTGGGGTCCCCCGTGAGGTACTCAGGTTGGTTCCCTGGAAGGTGCTGGCAGCCGCCGCCCAGGGCCTACCGCGGGGCCCTGGGGGTGTGCGGGAGGGACCCAGCTGGCAGGTCCGTGTTCTGGGGCAGTCAAGTGGGGACGTGAGGTGGCATGGGCCTTGAGAGTGGTTTGTGACATAAGTGAGCGACCCAGGCCCCCAGGGACAGGGGGACCTGGAGACAGAGGGTCCCCGGGTGGGGGGTGAGGGCACCAAATGACGCAGCACCTCCAGGGAATCGTGGGGCTCTGGCAGACTCGGTGCTGGGGTCTGCTCCCATCCCCAGCGTCCCCCTCCTGGCCCGAGGGTCCAGGcctggaaggaggggagaggggacggGGCCCCCGCAGCGCCAGGCACTGGAGCTGTCGGAAATGGCCGTGTTGtcaggggtggggtgtggctgcCGAGGGCCGGGGTCTTCAGGCGCCTGCGGGGCCGCAGCCCGACCGACCCTAGCTCTCCTCCAGGTGGAGGCTGATGAACTCCTGGATGCACCTGCGGTACTGGAGCTCCGTGGGGCTGCTACCTGCCAGGGGGCCCGGCTGACCCGGCGGCGCCTCGGCCTCCCGCATCTCCTCCGCCATGCGCGCCAGGCGGAGCCTTGGGGGAGGTGCAGAGTGAGgtggccccgcccccaccacgcCTCCCGCCACCCTCCCAGCTGCGACAAGGGGCGGCCGCACTCACAGCGTGACGATGTCGGCGTTGGCCGCCTGCACGGCGATGGCCAGCGGGTCCTGCCGCTCCCGGTCCAGGGCGTGCTGGTCGGCCCCCCGCTTCAGCAGCAGGCAGACCTGGCTGAGACGCGGAGGCGGCCGTcggggcgggagggggcgggtggggggcggCGCTGGGGCACGTGGGGGGGGGGCTGcgtgggcggggcggggcgcgggcctCACCCGGTGCGGCCCAGCAGCGTGGCGTGGTGCAGGGGCGCCCGGCCCCGGCTGTCTCTTTGGTTCACGTCCGCTCCGTTTTGCAGGAGAAACTCACAGGCGATCAAGGAGCCCTGGGGAGCCGGCGGCTCAGAGGAAACGGCCCCTGGCAGGACCCCTGCACCCCAACTGCCACCCCGCAGTGCCCCGGCTGGGACCGCGCCTGATCCCCACAGAGAACAAGGGGCCCTGGGGCGGGGCGCAAAAGAGCATGTGCAGAGGACACAGCGTCCAGTGCGCACCGTGTCCCGCGCAGCCCCCGCCACGCTCACCCCCAGCACGGCCTGCACCAGCGGcgtcctgccctcctcctccgAGTCGACCCAGTTGACCTCGGCCCCATGGGCCAGCGCCGCGACCAGCGCGGGGAGGTCTCCGGTCCGCGCCGCACGGTGCGCCAGTAGCCCCGGGTGCAGCTCGCGCACGTCCGCCAGGCCCCAGGCCTCAGCCTCAGTCTCCGCATCCACCTCGCCGCTGGACTCCTCAGACTCCGCGCCCTCTGCGGGACCGGGGAGCgggaaggtcagggtcagtggccCCGCGGGTGGGGCGGACggtctggggctggggaggtaCCACCTACCCTCCTCCCTGACGCTGTCCACCACGGAGCCCGCGCCGAAGGCCAGGACGTCCGAGCTGCCGTCTGAGCTGCCGCCCAGACCACTGTCGCTGCTCAGACCTGCGCCCAGCGAAGGGGGTCCTGAGCATGGGGGTCTCTGACTCCTCCCAGGACCCCACCACCCTGCAGGAGACACCCCTAGGGACAGGATCAGCCCCTGCTGGGGGACAGAAGGGAGCCCCCGCCCGGGCTACATGGAAAGGAGAGAAACCAGTAACCGCTCAGAAGAGCCAAGGGCAGCTGCCCACTAGCCCAGCCACCCGTGGCAGGCCACCCTGTGGCCAGGCGGCAGGATGGGTGAGCCCGGCATGGCCGAGCACGTCCAGTGTGCCTTCGGCCCTGTCTGTGGCCAGCGCAGGCCAGATGGTCCTTGCACTGGGCTCTTGCCAGGCCCTGGAGACGCCAGCCCAGGCGGCAAGGGACGAGGTCTCTGCCCAGCTCACCCGGGACAGCAGCTGCCAGAGGAGAGCCAGCGCGGCAGTGCCCTCTGCtgcccacagccaccccagcacacacgtgcacacgtaTGCACACAGCCCACGCACATGCACCCACGCCTTTGCACACATCACTCATAACAGTCAGGCCTGTCTCCAGATCGGGGCCAAGACAGCCCAGCCCCTCGCCTGGCACCCGCTCCGCACCCTGGTCCAGCTGGGCGTGGGCAGTGGGGGAGGACCCCTTCCAACTCTTACTTCGCGGACCAGCCCCGGCAGCCCCGGCATCGAAGTAGGAGAAGAGGGAGTCCAGCTCGTCTGGGCAGAAGAGGGAGTCCCGGCGGAACCTGCGGTCCAGGGTGCCTGCTGCGGGGCAGGCCGCAGGTTCAGGGGGGGCTCAGGCTCGGGGCGGGGGAGGCCCCCAGGTCGTGCTGCAAGTGGGGCAGACCTCCAGGCGCCCTGCAAGCCCCTGCCCAGTCTGTGGGCGGAAGAATCGGGGGGCAGCCGCCTCCTACCTGAGGACAGGGCCGCGAGGCAGGGCAGGACGGGCTCCAGACGGGCCTTGCGGAGGGCAGTGGGGGCGCGGGGGGAGCTGTGGGGGCGTTGGCACTTCTGCGCCCGCCAGCGCCTCGGGGCCTCTCGGGCTGGTGCGGTGGGCGGCTTCTGCAGGAACTTCCTCTCCACGTATTTGTCCTTGATCCAGGCCTCCTTGTCCTGCCTGGACGGGGGCACACGTGAGGCCGCAGCCCCGGCGGCTCCGGGCGGGTCCGGGCTGCACCCAGCTCACCTGGGGCTGCTGGCCGTGGGCTTCCTGCTGCCCACACCCTCACACCGGGCCTCGTAGATCTGGTTCACGGTGCTGTTTCCAAGCTCACACATCAGCTGGCGGGGACAGGGTGTGCGGGCGTCAGTCCAATCCGCGGACTCCAGCTCCCGCCCCAACCCCCGGGGCCCAGCAGCCCTCACGGCCCCACGCGCACCTTCAGCAGCTCTGGCTCCCAGGAGTCCAGCGTCAGGGACCGCACCTTGGAGCAGTGGACGCCCAGGCTCCTGGACGGCACGGGGTGGGATGAGTCGGCGTGTggcccggcccccgcccggcccccgcccggcccccgaGAGCCCACCTGTGGATGCCTGAGCACTCGATGCACAGCAGCACGCCCAGGTTGATGCTGGCCCAGCGGGGGTCCGGCTGGCCGCAGTCGCCACACTGGCTGTTGCCGGCCACGCTCTGCACGCGCTGCAGCACGCTCTCACCCTTGCCGCCGCGCTCCCGAGAGTCCGTGGCCGAGTCGATGCTGCTTGTGGACGGGGAAGCTGTGCGGTCCAGCctctggggggcggggcgggggccgctCAGTCCTGCAGGagctccagcctcagtttccccagcaggtcccctcctccccagccacaAGTGCCAGCACAGACTAGGGCCCTTCGAGCCCAGGCCTGCTGGGGCACGTGTGTACCTACGCTGACGCGTGCAGGGGCCACCTGCCACGCCTCGCACACACACCAGACACACGTGCATGCGGGGGCCTGCAGGAGCCGCCCCGTGCGGCGCAGGGCGCGCACACGCCTGTGCAAGGGGCGGGCCGCACCTCGCTGTAGCAGCTGTCCGGGCTCTCGCGGTAGGCAGAGGCGATGCTGGCCTGCACGGCCTGCACCCAGGCCTGCCGCAGCTTCTCCGAGTCGGCCTGCAGCATGCAgctcctggggggaggggatgtcaggccaggtgggcagggcccccccgccccccgccccccgccctgggctgggcctcCTTACTTGGTTGGAGACACGACCTCGAAGCAGAACCTCCTCTCGATGTCCTCGCACGGCTTGACAGAGCACAGGCGGAGGTCGTCCACCACCACGGTCAGCGCGTCCTGCGGGCAGCGCCCCTGCAGCCTGTGCCCTcggcccccaccccggccccggccccccgTGACTGCTCGACCCCAGAGACACGGCTGTTGGCAACTCTCTGTTCCCCTGACCCCTCGGTGGTCTCCACGAGTGCCCCAGCCCTTGCCCACGCACTGACCAGCCCACCCCAGTTGGGTTGGGGAGGGGCCCAGCCATGGCGGACCCCGCCCCAGCCCCACGGCGCACCTTGAGCTTCTTCTGGTAGACCAGCTGGCTGTTCTGAATGGAGAACCAGCgcctgggcaggtgggcagtGGGGGACAGGTGGAGACTCAGGCAGAGCCAGCCCCCACGTCCATGCTGACCCCACCGCCTCGGCCCTCTGAGGAAGGCCCCTCACCGATTCCACGTCTTGAAGGCGTTGCTGGCCCTCTTGAAGAGGTAGCCCTCCATCACCACGCCGCTGGGCGCGTCCACGTCAAACTCCACCTTGGCCTCATCGTAGAAGTCCTGGCGAGGACAGAGCCGCCCCGTGAGCGCCCAGCCCTGAGCGAGGCCCCTGCTCCGCCCAGCCGGGCCCTGGCCTGAGTCCCTGTGGGCCGGCCCCTCACGTTCAGCGCTGGGGGCCCGGCAGCCagcaccccccagccccagcgcTTGGGGACGCGCAGGCCGAGATCAGGAAGGAAGCTGCCCCGCGGTGTCTGAGGGCCCCATTCACGCGCCAGCTGCGCCGGCCCGGCCGGCCTGACAGAGCCCCATTCAGGAGGCCCGGGAGCCACTGGGGGTCCTGTGTCCCCCCGTCTGGCCGGCCAGGGCGGCGGAGGGGAGGCCGGGCCACCTGCTCTCTGTGCTGAGCGGGGGCGGGAAGGGACAGCTGCTGGCCTCCCGCAGGGGACGCGGGGGACGTGGTGGAGGCCGCCCGGGCTCCGCACCAGCTCTGAGGCTGGCGGGAGGTGTCCTTGGTGCTGAAGCGCCAGCCGGATGGGGAGGCAgaggccccggcccctccccatGCCCCCCACGCCCCATGCCCCGGGTGGGCACTGGCTCACCTGCAGCAGCGTCTGAGGGGCCGGAGCAagaggaggggtgaggggagagagagccaGTGAGTGAGGACTGCCCCAACTCCCGCGGGCTCGCTCCTACCCAGAAACTCACCCCTGCCCTGGGTGGGGGCCAAGGCCTCTGGCGGACAGAGGCTGAGGGGCCGCCCCCCACCTCCCTTGCCCCAGAGAGGCTCCCAGGGGCGCGGGTATGAGGGGCggggggctggaggcagggtcGCGTGCCAGAGCTCGGCCGCCCCCAGGCCAGGCGCGCGAGgtcagggagggcagggctgccGCGGGAACTCACCCGCTGCTGGATGGCGGCATGCTTGCGTTCCATCTCGCGCTTCTCCACCGCCGAGTCGACCACCAGCTGGTCCAGCTGTGGTGCAGGCCGTCAGCAGGGCAGAGGACCCCCACAGagacccccgccccgccccacccctcccGAAGGCTCACCTCAGCCGCCAGCTTCTTCATGTAGGGGTCCAGCTGGTGCAGGAGGCTGTAGCCCTGCTGGAAGAAGCTGTACTGGGCGTGCATGAAGGACAGCATCTGTGGGGGCGGACAGGTGAGGCCCCCGGCCGGCCCGGCACCCCCACAGGGGCGCCTGTAGCCCCCACACCTGGGCTGCCAGTGCCCCAATGTCTGggctcccagccccaccacgcCCAGGGGCCCGCAGCACCCCCAACACCTGGGCTCCCAGCCCCCCCAACACCAAGGCTCCCAGCCCCCCCACACCCAGGGGCCCCACAGCCCCCCCAACACCCGggctcccagccccaccacgcCCAGGGGCCCGCAGCCCCCCCAACACCTGGGCTCCCAGCCCCCCCACACCCAGTTCCTACAGCCCCCCCAAcacccaggctcccagccccccgACGGCCAGGGGCCCACAGCCCCCCCAACACCCGGGGTCCCAGCCCCCCCACACCCAGGGACCCCACAGCCCCCCCAACACCCGGGCTCCCAGCCCCCCCACGCCCAGGTTCCTACAGCCCCCCCAAcacccaggctcccagccccccgACGGCCAGGGGCCCACAGCCCCCCCAACGCCCGGGCTCCCAGCCCCTCCACGCCCAGGGGCCCGCAGTCCCCCAACTCACAGAGTCCAGGATCTCAAACTTCTTCTTGGCTTGAAGAACGTTGATCTGCAGAAGAGGAGCCAGCGGGTGTGGCCAAGGCAGCCCGAGGCTGCACCCCCAGGCTCCACTTGGACTGCCTGTGGCCCAAGACCTTGCCCGGGGGTCTTCAGCTGCCCGCACCACGCCAGCCTCGCCCTCCGGGGGAACCCAGTCCTCCCCCGCCTGCGGACATCGGGCCCCACAGTGGGCAAGGCTGCAGTTTTCACCCTGCTGGAGACCCCCGGCCCTCACTGCGAGAGCCCAGGCCTTGGCCCCTACggctccccacccccgccttgCCTGGGAGCCCACCTGGAGCACGTAGTCCAGGGCCAGGTGGCGGAAGCACTTCCGGGTGAGGCTGAGGGCGCCCGCGGCCTCCTCCACCTCGTGGGGCCGGTGCCTCGGGGCCTGCGCGTTCCGCACCAGGGACAGCTCCATGTCCTCCCGCACCTTGTCGAACTGCTTCTTTGTCTCCTTGAACTTCCGCACATCCCTGGGGGCCGGCAGGTGTTgggtcagaggtcagaggtcaaGGAGGGCTGCCCACTGGGCCCCAGACGCCCAGGGGTCTTCAACCTTCGTGAACCCCTCTTTCTCTGCTCCTGGGCAGGGCTTGCCCGTCCCAggccccccacccagccctctccgcctcccctccctctctgccccaggccccccagccctctctgcctccccccagccctctccgcctcccctccctctctgccccaggcccCCCCCCCTCCGACTCCCAtccctctctgccccaggccccccagccctctccgcctcccctccctctctgcccgaGGCCCCCCCCCCCTCCGACTCCCGtccctctctgccccaggcccccagccctctccgcctcccctccctctctgctccagaccccccagccctctctgcctccccccagccctctccgccttccctccctctctgccccaggcccCCCCCCCTCCGACTCCCGtccctctctgccccaggcccCCCCCCCTCCGACTCCCGtccctctctgccccaggcccccagccctctccacctctcctccctctccaccccaggCCCCCCGGCCCTCTCCGCCCCCCAGCCCTCTCCACCTTGCCCTCAGGATCCATCCGGCCCAGGCCATGTACCCTGACGTCAGCCCGACCTCTCCCCTGGGGTGGGAGACCCCAGCCACACGTGCCGGCATGGAGCTCGGGCCCTGCTTCCTCggcccagcccggcccagccTCCAGCTTCTGCACCGCCCGAAGGCCTGGCAGgccccagacccctccccccaggtGGGGGGCAGCCTGGGCTCTTCCCTGGCACTGGTGCCCACAGGGGCTGGGGACCTCGGAGACACTCACTCTTTGACAAAGTTGTGGAGCTGCTGCCGCACGGACCTCTGGGCCTGGTCGAACAGGatctgggggcagagggagagctgGGTTGTCCAGGGTCCGTCCACACATGACCCCGGAGGCCAGGCCCCATCCTCCCGGGGACAACCAGCAGAGCCCCACCGGTTGGCCTGCCCAGCTCGCCGCAGGGGCACTGCCCACCACCCGGACatggggcggggctggggagcagcACCCAGAGAGACAGCGGTGACCACCTGCCCGTCGGCCCCCGCTGGCTCGTGGCCAGACTGAGGGCAGCGCTTTCTCGGATGggcccttcctccagccccacccacagCGCCCAACAGGGACAGGCACAGGGCACGGTGTGACACTCGTCCCCTGGCCCCAGAAGCCGCTGGAGGATGACAGGCATGGCAGCACGTCAGAGCCGAGAGCTcccaggggcctggcctggggggtggaggggctcCGGGTCCTCCCCACGGCACGGGGCCCAGACTCAGACCCCCCATGTGGAGGGGGCTGGGCCTCCCCAGGGACACACGGGGACACGCAGGACGCGCAAGCCTGAGctggtttatttctgaacttcCCCTGCCCGGGGTGGGGCCCCTGTTTAGTCTGGGGCTCTGGTTCCCAGGCCGTGGCCGACCACCCACATGTGCCTTGGGCCCTATTCTTTGTCCACGTCACTGCTGCGGCCCCGGGGGTCACCCAGGCCCAGCCCGAATGGTGGTGAGGTCAGCCTGGTCAGAGAGCCCTGCCCAGCTGGGGGGACCCTGGATGGACCTCCAGGGCCTCCCCAACCCAAGGCCTCACTGctcacagcccccacccccgggACACGGCTGACCCCTGTGACGTCTGCCTGAACCCCCACTGACTCACAGACGTGGGGCGTCCACCGCCCCCGCAGACTGGAGGAGCAGAAACGTGGCCTCCCCCAGCTGGCCACGGCCGCCAGCTCAGCTCCGGCGAGCCAGCCAAGCGCTGTTCCGGGCTGGGCGGGGCCCGCGGGCAGTGGGGGAGCTGCCTCGGGGGACAACACGGGGCCCGTGGGCAGTGGGGGAGCTGCCTCGGGGGACAACACGGGGCCCGTGGGCAGTGGGGGAGCTGCCTCGGGGGACAACACGGGGACCGAGGGCAGTGGGGGAGCTGCCTCGGGGGACAACACGGGGACCGAGGGCAGTGGGGGAGCTGCCTCGGGGGACAACACGGGGACCGAGGGCAGTGGGGGAGCTGCCTCGGGGGACAACACGGGGCCCTCGGGCAGTGGGGGAGCTGCCTCGGGGGACAACACGGGGACCGAGGGCAGTGGGGGAGCTGCCTCGGGGGACAACACGGGGACCGAGGGCAGTGGGGCAGCTGCCTCGGGGGACAACACGGGGACCGAGGGCAGTGGGGGAGCTGCCTCGGGGGACAACACGGGGCCCTTGGGCACTGGGGGAGCTGCCTCGGGGGAGACACCGGACAGGGACCGGGCTCACCATGTGGTAGTTGACCACCTCCTGCAGGCTGTCTCCAAACCTCTGCAGGCATTCCTGGAGAGAGGCAGGGCGGAGACACTGCACACGGGCGCTGACACGCCAGCCGAGCCCCGGAGCCCACGGGACACACAGCCACCGCTGAGGTCCAGCGCAGGCCCCACCTGCTCCCTGGGCCCGGGCCCCCTCAGAGGGCTGCCTTCCgcccctgcccacacctggcGGTCAGAGGTCAGTCGGCCCCTTACCGAGATGACAGTGTCGCCTTGGCACTGCTGGGACAGGTCGCGGACGCCACTCACGAAGAGCCTGTTGGTGCTGACGTAGGCCTTGCCAGCCtcgatcatgccactgcacagCTTGACCAGCTGTGGACAGGACGTGGCGGGCGAGGTGAGGGGCCAGTGGCTTCTCCAAGCCAGCAGCGCTCACACCTGCCCTCACCACCTCCGTCCCCGTCGgcacctgggcctggggaggggccacACCGCACCTCAGGCTCCCTCAGGCCGGAGCCTGCCTGGTGCTTCCGGAAGGtctgggagggtgggaggctgggcaggaCAGGGAGCCCCAAGCGGGGGACCCCAGGCTGCGCTGCAGCGCGTGGCTCTGGCAGGGTCGGTTAGAACAGAGCGTGGCAGCCCCTGCCCGTGCTCTGAGGCCCACCCGGTCACACGGTTCTGCAGCGGTGGGTGGACgagcaggtggggaaactgagggctgGGACTCGCCAAGGCCCACCCGTCCCGCGCTGGGCGGACTCAGGCTCAGCCATGCGTATGTGCGTGTGCAGCTTGGAACACGCATGGTAGGACAGAGGGGCCAACAAGGGACAGACATGGGTCCCGTGCGTGCCCACGTGTGCTCGCACACAGGCGGCACACCCCACGGGcaacacacgcacgcacacgcacaggcGTTAGTAAATCCTGGAAGACGAGTCCTGCCGGCGCCGGCCCAGCCCGGGCGGGGCGTGGGGCAGGACGGGCGGGCCCTGCCCTCACCTTGTCCAGCTTGGCCTCGACTTCCCCCACATCCGCTTCCACCTCATCGATGGTTGCCCTGCAACAAGCACGGGGCGCTGGGGCTCGGCCTGGGGCTTCGCCACCCCTGGCCCCTCCCGGGGGTCCCCCGTGGGAAGGGCTCCAGGACACAGGCCCGCGGGCAGGACTGGGGCCCAGGGCCTCGCCTCTGGAGCTGCCAGCACCCGCCACCACCCCGGGCAGGAAGAAGCCGAAGTGGCTGTGACCCCCCGACCTGGGCTCTGGCTGGTTGAAAGGCCTGGGGACAGGTCAGGAGGCGGCAGCCCCTGAGGACAGCGGCCCATCTGTGTCCTGACATACGCGCTCCGTGGACACAGCCGGAGCCCCACAGCGGTGCTGCCCACGAGGGCCGGGCCGAGCCTCaccggcctccctccctcctctttgggCTCAGAGCCCACCCCAGATCCCATCTGGTTGCGCTTCAACCCCCTTAGCGCTCGCCCCGTGCTCCTCTGCGGACCCAGGGGCCGCAGGGTGGCAGCCGGCGGCTGGGGGCCGGCTGCTCTCTGTCCTGGCGGCACCAGGAGGCTCCAGAGCAGCCGAGCAGAGATGCCCCCAGCTCCCCCACCTCAAAACACCAAACAGCACCGTCCCCAGAGGGAGAGGGGCCCTGCTCAGAGCCCGCGCCCACCAGGGCAGCCTGGCCGCGGCGCTGCCTGGGGAGAGAAGAGTTAAGGCATGACATCACTGGAGAAGCCACCAGAACCCCCGGAAGGCAAGAGGCAGATGGATCCGCACGTGACCACCCCCCTCCGGGAGCAGGAAATGGGGAAATGGGGCCAGGGTCCCAGCAGCCCCTCACGCCACACAATTGGCTCAGCTGGCAAGCCGCGGCCCATCTGGCCTCTCGGGGACGGGACTTCAGGGCCTGGGCCGGCGCCAGGGGCGGAGGCTGCCCCCAGAACAGGCCTTGGGCGGGGGTGCAGCCGGGGCGGCCGCCCGGTCCAGCAGCCCCTCACCCCTTGTGGACCAGCAGGGGGAGGGGTGTGCTCCAGGGTTTCCCAGGCCCGGggaggggacggggtggggggggtcacATGAGGCATGGCTTGGCGTGTCCTTAATTCCCACCTAGGCAGGACACCAGCTCCTCTCTAAGGGACTGAGGGGACAGAGGGAATCTAGCTGCAGAGACACCAGAGCCCAGCCCACATCCATCGGAGGTGTGGCCGAccgaggacccccccccccactactGTAGCATCGCCCCTCCCCTGGGGGCTCCAGAGCAGTGAAGGGACCGGCCCAGGACAGTGCTGCGGAGACAGCCCCGCCCCGAGAGCCCACGGCCAGCGACCGCCCTGAGCAGGGCCGGATGCAGAGACAGCTGCACCCAGAGCTGCCACCCCCGGGCTGGGGGCGCCTGTGTCCCTGGCAGGGCGGCAAGTGCGGGGCTGCACCAGGAGCTGACA
Protein-coding sequences here:
- the ACAP3 gene encoding arf-GAP with coiled-coil, ANK repeat and PH domain-containing protein 3 isoform X7, encoding MTVEFEECVKDSPRFRATIDEVEADVGEVEAKLDKLVKLCSGMIEAGKAYVSTNRLFVSGVRDLSQQCQGDTVISECLQRFGDSLQEVVNYHMILFDQAQRSVRQQLHNFVKEDVRKFKETKKQFDKVREDMELSLVRNAQAPRHRPHEVEEAAGALSLTRKCFRHLALDYVLQINVLQAKKKFEILDSMLSFMHAQYSFFQQGYSLLHQLDPYMKKLAAELDQLVVDSAVEKREMERKHAAIQQRDFYDEAKVEFDVDAPSGVVMEGYLFKRASNAFKTWNRRWFSIQNSQLVYQKKLKDALTVVVDDLRLCSVKPCEDIERRFCFEVVSPTKSCMLQADSEKLRQAWVQAVQASIASAYRESPDSCYSERLDRTASPSTSSIDSATDSRERGGKGESVLQRVQSVAGNSQCGDCGQPDPRWASINLGVLLCIECSGIHRSLGVHCSKVRSLTLDSWEPELLKLMCELGNSTVNQIYEARCEGVGSRKPTASSPRQDKEAWIKDKYVERKFLQKPPTAPAREAPRRWRAQKCQRPHSSPRAPTALRKARLEPVLPCLAALSSAGTLDRRFRRDSLFCPDELDSLFSYFDAGAAGAGPRSLSSDSGLGGSSDGSSDVLAFGAGSVVDSVREEEGAESEESSGEVDAETEAEAWGLADVRELHPGLLAHRAARTGDLPALVAALAHGAEVNWVDSEEEGRTPLVQAVLGGSLIACEFLLQNGADVNQRDSRGRAPLHHATLLGRTGQVCLLLKRGADQHALDRERQDPLAIAVQAANADIVTLLRLARMAEEMREAEAPPGQPGPLAGSSPTELQYRRCIQEFISLHLEES
- the ACAP3 gene encoding arf-GAP with coiled-coil, ANK repeat and PH domain-containing protein 3 isoform X6 — encoded protein: MTVEFEECVKDSPRFRATIDEVEADVGEVEAKLDKLVKLCSGMIEAGKAYVSTNRLFVSGVRDLSQQCQGDTVISECLQRFGDSLQEVVNYHMILFDQAQRSVRQQLHNFVKEDVRKFKETKKQFDKVREDMELSLVRNAQAPRHRPHEVEEAAGALSLTRKCFRHLALDYVLQINVLQAKKKFEILDSMLSFMHAQYSFFQQGYSLLHQLDPYMKKLAAELDQLVVDSAVEKREMERKHAAIQQRTLLQDFYDEAKVEFDVDAPSGVVMEGYLFKRASNAFKTWNRRWFSIQNSQLVYQKKLKDALTVVVDDLRLCSVKPCEDIERRFCFEVVSPTKSCMLQADSEKLRQAWVQAVQASIASAYRESPDSCYSERLDRTASPSTSSIDSATDSRERGGKGESVLQRVQSVAGNSQCGDCGQPDPRWASINLGVLLCIECSGIHRSLGVHCSKVRSLTLDSWEPELLKLMCELGNSTVNQIYEARCEGVGSRKPTASSPRQDKEAWIKDKYVERKFLQKPPTAPAREAPRRWRAQKCQRPHSSPRAPTALRKARLEPVLPCLAALSSGTLDRRFRRDSLFCPDELDSLFSYFDAGAAGAGPRSLSSDSGLGGSSDGSSDVLAFGAGSVVDSVREEEGAESEESSGEVDAETEAEAWGLADVRELHPGLLAHRAARTGDLPALVAALAHGAEVNWVDSEEEGRTPLVQAVLGGSLIACEFLLQNGADVNQRDSRGRAPLHHATLLGRTGQVCLLLKRGADQHALDRERQDPLAIAVQAANADIVTLLRLARMAEEMREAEAPPGQPGPLAGSSPTELQYRRCIQEFISLHLEES